Below is a window of Candidatus Saccharimonadales bacterium DNA.
GGCGGTGTTGGGAGTTATTATCTTGCCAGGCGAACGCTTACGCCAATCGAAGAAGCCCACGAAGCCCAGTCACGTTTTACGAGTGATGCCAGTCATGAACTACGCACGCCACTTGCGAGCATGAAAACGGAGATCGAAGTTGCTCTGCGTGATCCTGCCCTTACGAAAGGTGAGATGCGTGAACAACTAGCAAGTAACCTTGAAGAAGTTAATAAATTAACGAAACTCTCCCAGACGCTTCTTCAACTTTCACAACTTGATCACAAGAACATACCAAAAGAGAAGGTGAAATTAAGTCCCACCGTAAAATCCGTTATCGAAAAGTTTGATAAAACCGGTGAACGGATTGGTTTTGCCGATGCCAAAGCGCATAATGTCCTCGCTAACCAATCGAGCATTGAAGAATTACTGACGATCCTACTCGATAACGCGCTAAAGTATAGTCCGTCTGACTCACAGGTGAAAGTATCCTTGATGAAACAAAAACAAATGTCCGGGTTTGAAATCTCTAACGAGGGACAGGGCATTAGCGCTGAGGTGCTACCTCACATTTTCGATAGGTTTTACCGGGCAGATTCTTCACGTACGAACGGAGATAAAAAGGGATATGGCCTAGGACTGGCACTTGCTAAAAAAATTGTCGAGCTCCATAGCGGAGAACTCACAGTCAGTAGTGCTGAGGGAAAGGTAACGACCTTCCGAGTTCTTCTGCCAAATCTCAGGCAACCCCAAGCAGAAAATCAGTAAGGTACCTTATATTCATGGTGACAATCTAAATAAGGAGACCGCATGAATGTCATAACAAGGGGTATACGAAATGCCCTTAGAAGCCCCATAAGATCAGGGGCTATCATTTTAATGTTAGCTATTAGCATTGGACTAATTCTTGCAATGTTAGTCGCAAGGTCAAGCGTTAATGCAAAAATTAACGAAGTGAAGGCCACCACGGCAACACAAATCACCATCAATCCTGCTGGAGTTCAGGGTGGACTGGGTGGAGGAGATCCGTTAACGGCTGAACAAGTCAAAAAAATAACCGACACTGCCCATGTCAGCAAAGTCAGCTCGACGCTAACCGACCAGATGGGGACGACGGATACCAATCTGACACCATCGTTTGAGCTAGGAGCACTCGGTAAACGACAGATGCGCTTTGAGAGTTCAGGCTCTGCTCCAAGTACCGACGCAGAACCACCAAAGGATACGACGAACGGGCCTATGCGTACGCTGACGCCACGAACAAACGCCACAGGTACAACTGACCCGGAAGCCATCGTGGACGCAAGCAAGCTAACAAGCGGCACGATGATTGACGGAGCAAGCAGCAATATGGAAGCACTCGTAGGTAAAGCCCTCGCCGAGAAAAACAGCCTTAGTGTCGGCAGCACGTTTACCGCCTACGGCCAGACCCTTACCGTCAAAGGTATTTTCGATAACGGCAACGTATTCCAAAGTAATGGAATAATCATACCTCTTACCACGCTACAGACGCTTACCGCCCAACCTGGTGCGGTAAACAGCGTGACCGCAACAGCCGACAGTAGCGATAACGTCGCGAATGTCGTAGCAGCACTCAAAACGGCACTCGGCGACAAAGCGGACATTACCAGTCAGCAAGAACAAGCAGCGGAAAGCGTTAAGCCACTTGAAAGCATTGCCGGACTTGCACTATCGGGTGTAATCGGTGCAGCCATCGCGAGCGCGGTAATCATCCTCCTTTCGATGATTATGGTCGTTCGTGAACGCCGCCGTGAAATCGGTGTCATTAAAGCAATCGGTGGAACAAATAGCAAAGTCATTATGCAGTTTACCGTTGAAGCGTTGACGCTTACGGTCATCGGCGGACTGATCGGACTTGTGCTTGGCGTATTAGTCAGCGGCCCAATGACACAATCTCTCGTTGCTTCAAGTAACGATAACGGCCAGCAAGACAAACAAACTGGCGGTGGGCCAGTCCGGATGATGGGTGGCGGCGGACCAATCCCAGGAATCGGCAACCAGCTTAATAACAACATTCAGAACGTCACCAGTACGCTGACACCACAAACGATAGCCGGAAGTATTGGAATCATCCTACTGATCGCTATTATCGGAAGTGCCATACCAGCCTGGGCCATTGCACGTGTCCGGCCAGCCGAAGTGCTGAGGACGGAATAAAGGAGTCCTTATGTTAACAGTTAAAAACCTCACGAAAACATTCAATGCGACGCACGGGCCAGTCGATGCGCTAAAAGATATTAGCTTTCAAGTGCAGACTGGCGAATTCGCCTCGATCATCGGCAAAAGCGGAAGTGGCAAGTCGACACTACTCAGCCTGTTAGGAGCGCTCGACACGCCGTCAGAAGGTGAAATCCTCGTTGATGACGTCGACATCGCCAAATTGTCCAGCGGCAAACAAACAGACTACCGCGCACATAAAATCGGCTTCGTATTTCAACAGTACAATCTCATACCAAACCTCAGCGCGTTAGAAAACGTAACGTTAGCGCTAGAGTTTGGCGGGGTAAAACCTGCGAGCAAACGCCGGGAACGAGCCGCTCAGCTTTTAAACGATGTCGGCATTTCAGATGAAGAGCAGCTTCGTAAACCCGCTAGGTTAAGCGGAGGCCAGCAGCAACGCGTGGCTATCGCCCGGGCTCTTGCCAACCGTCCCGCGGTTATCCTGGCTGATGAGCCGACAGGAAACTTAGATAGCGAAACCGGAAAAAAGATATTTGACCTGCTACATAGCTTGTCGCGTAGTGAAAATACAACGATTCTTGCCGTGACCCACGACATGGATATTGCAGGAAAAACAGATAGGACCTTTGCGTTAAAAGATGGAAAGATGTCGGCAAATAAGAAATAGCGTCGTGCTTTTAGCAACACGCCCTAATTCTAAGATTTCACTCAGTTTTGTCGTGCATACTGTGTTCATAGTGAGGGAAAGATAGCCACCAGTTTCAAAACCCTTGCTCATCAAAACGACAAAAAAGGAGGTTACATGAACACCACCAAAACCATTTATCTTAGTAAAAAGGGTATGAAGGAATTGAAAAAAGATATTAGCCGGCTGGAACGCGACCGGCAAAACGCTATGAATGAGCTTCGTGATCTAGACAAGACGGATGGGCACGACCAGCGTCTTGCACGAATCGAAAAACTTGCGCACATTGATACTATCGAAAGCGAACTAGCTGACAAGCAAATGGTTATGGACCGCGCCAAACTGTTTCCTCGAAAACGCGATGCGCTCAAGGTCGCTATCGGATCAGTCGTCGACCTTATCGACACAAGTGGACGTTTAGTACGCTACACTATCGTTGATACGGTCGAGGCTAACCCAAGCGACGGACGCATATCCATCAAAAGTCCCCTTGGACAGCACCTTCTCGGTAAGCAGATCCAAGACATGATTGAATGGACGAATGGCCTGCGTACTACCAGATTCCAACTGGTCGGTATTGGCTAACCCCCATCACAACAATTTAAAATCGCGCGCTATTCCCACCTATAGCGCGCGATTTTTGATATAATAACGCTAATGCTCTATTACACAAAAACGGTGCGTCAAACACTTCAGGACCTTGATGTGTCAGAAAGTGGCCTATCCAATACCGAAGCCGAGGAGCGGCTACGAATTCATGGGCCTAATACTATCCGCGTCAAAGGCGAACCGCTATGGCGTAAACTCATCGAACCGTTTGCCAACGTTTTTATGTTGGTGCTTTTTATTGCCGCGGGTATCAGCCTGTTTCACAATGACACCATTGACGCGACGATTATTATCGTTATCATGGCGGCAAGCGCGGGAATCTACTACGTACAGCGTTTCTCAACCGAGCGGATTCTAAGGTCGCTTCAAAAACACACGGTGCAAACCGTTCAAGTGCTCCGTGATAATAAGACTATTGAACTTGATGCCAATTTATTAGTCCCTGGTGACATCATATCCTTAGGCGAAGGTGAAAAAATACCTGCAGATGCCCGAATTTTCACGGCTAGTTCACTCCGCGTTGACGAATCGCAGCTAACAGGTGAATCACAGCCGATCGATAAGCAAATTGACGAGTTGTCTGATGGCAAGGAAGTCTATGAACAGAGTAATATGCTGTTTCAAGGCTCATTTATCGTCGCAGGTGAAGCAAAGGCTATTATCGTCACGACAGGTAATGAAACGGAATTCGGACAACTTGCCGCGCTTACGAGTGATGCCGGCGGGGCAAGTCCCGTTCAGAAGAAAATCGACAAACTGCTGTCACAGGTTATTGCTGTCGTTGCCGCTATGGCGATTATTGCGTTTGGGCTCTCGATGCTTCGCGGTATGGAACTCAGCGAGAGTCTCCGCTTTATTATCGCTCTCTCCGTGAGCGCGGTACCCGAGAGCCTTCCTGTCGCAATTTCCGTCGTGTTAGTCCTTGGCATGCGCCGTATGGCTTCCAAGAAGGCATTGGTTCGTACGATGCGCGCTATCGAAACGATCGGCGCGATCACAACCATTGCCACCGATAAAACCGGCACGCTCACTAAAAACAAGCTGAGCGTCGTGTCTACCTGGCAGCCCTCCCACTCGAACCACATACTGAATGAGTTAATCGCCAAGGCGGTCAATCAGAACGGCTCGAAAATGCATGATCCGCTTGATACTGCGCTCGATGAATATGTCTTGGCAAAACACGTTGCTAAATCACACCATACACCGGTCATAACATTCCCGTTCGACCAATCCGTCGCCATGAGCGGCAATTTATGGCATCACGGCAGTAGTTACGAACTTATCGTCAAAGGCGCACCAGAACACGTACTCGCGCGTAGTGATCTGACCGAGAACGAAAGGGAAGAAGCCGAAAAAATGCTTCACCAGCTGACAAGCGACGGCAATCGAGTTATCGCAATCGCCCATAATTCCATGTCCCGCAAAATTGAAAGTTTCAATGAGTTATCGCGTTCCAATAAGCTCATCTTCGATGGGTTTGTGGCTGTTGCGGATATTCTACGTCCCGAAGCCAAAAAAGCCATCCAGACAGCCGTCAAAGCCGGCGTTACTGTCCGTATGATCACCGGCGACCATTTCGAAACCGCCTATCATATTGGCCGCAGCCTAGGCATGGTCGAAACCCGTGACCAAGTGTTTGACAGCCGTCGCATGAGCGTTATGAGTGACGAGGAGCTAGAAGAAGTCATTGGTGAGATTCGCGTTTTCTCACGTGTTATCCCCGAACATAAATATCGCATCCTAGCCCTCCTAAAAAAGACGGATATTACCGCTATGACGGGGGACGGCGTAAACGATGTTCCCGCACTTGTGAATGCTCACGTGGGCGTTGCCATGGGTAGCGGGGCACACATAGCAAAGGACGCCGGGGATATTATCTTAATGGACGACAACTTCAAAAGTATCGTGTACGCCATGCGGGAAGGCCGCACGATATTCGCGAATATCCGCCGCATGCTCTTTTACCTGCTTTCAACGAATGCAGGTGAAGTCCTGACCATGATCGGCGCACTTATCATTAATATCCCAATTCCACTCGTGCCCGTGCAAATTCTTTGGATTAATCTAGTGACAGACACAGCCATGGTAATCCCCCTAGGTCTAGAGCCCGGCGAAAAAAGTAACATGACTAAAAAGCCGAATAAACCTGGTGCGCCAATCCTGGGCAAGTTCATCATCTCGCGTATGGTGCTTGTAGCGCTTACGATGGCAACAATGACACTAACGATATATATCATCTTCAGCAACGCCTACGGCCACGAATACGGCCGTACGATTGCATTTAGCGCCCTTGTTGTCATGCAGTGGGCAAGTGCCTTTAACGCTCGTAGCGATAACGAATCGTTGTTCGTTCGCCTAAGGGTATTTAACGGTAAGTTCTACGCAGGTTTAACTATCGCTGTTATTCTACAGATGCTAGCTTTATTCGGTCCGCTTGGGCCGCTACTTCATATCACGCCAGTTTCGATTGGCGACCTAGCCATCACTGGGTTTATTGCGTTTACCGTACCGATCCTACTGGTTGAAATTCATAAATTCATCGGCCGACGATTTTATCACCGAAAGTAACTAGCGCTTAAAATGAGAGAGCCCCGCACCGTCAGAATCGACAGTGCGGGGCTTCGTCTCAGAAAGAAGTGACCACCCTGAGACCCGACCACAGCGGCGCATGGATAACCAGACGGTCGTTGCCAGGGAAGTTCTGGTGGCTGTTGACCAACCCGGGGTATTGGCGGAACACGCTCCCCTCCTGCTGGAAATGCCGGCCGTTCTTAATCTGTCCGTCCTTGAGTTGCCCCAAGGACGACTTCGTCGCAGCACCCACCGCGTACAGTGCGATGACGCGACCCTGCCAGCCGCGACGCTCCAGCCCACCCATGTAGGTGTTCTGCCACTGCTGCGAAGGTGTTTCGAGGATAATGCAGTCGTCGTCACTCTTCGAAGCCAGCAGAACGAACCGTATCGTTGCCGGTAGCCGGATGATTCTGGGTAGGTGCATCTTGCGCTCAGGAAGCGTAAAGGCATACATTGCCATTGGTCTCGTCCTTTCCATAGACGTATGATTATTATAGCATAAATTTTATATTAAAGCAATATATTACCTCTGTAATATTATGTGATTTCGCTGCTATTAGGTATAATAAATTCATGAATAACGCAAATGACAGTCACGACATCTTTCAGGTAATCGAAGACTTAAATCTCCCTAATGACAAATACGTTGTGGTGGGCGGTGGCGTACTGGTTGCCCTAGGGATGCATGAATGGGACGGCGATGTAGATCTTGCGGTATCAGACGGCATCTTTGAAGCTCTCGAGCAAAAAGGATGGCAACAAGAACAGGAAGCTGAAAAAGTCGTGCTAAAACACGGTGATTACGATATAGGCGTAGGCTTTGGCAAGTGGGATCTTGATGATTTACTTATTGAGCAATACCAAAAAAATCAGTAAAAATGAGAAAGCCCCTCACTGCCATGATCGACAGTTCGGGGCTTCGTCTCAGAAGGAATGGATCTTGACCCTCGACTCGCGGGGAAGAGTGATCACCATGCGCTGACCGCTCCGTAAGCCGATTGCATCACCGCTGTCGTAGATTCCCGCGAAGGGTATTACGAGGCGAGCGTCGGTATTCGAATCCGGAATGAACTCGCCACTGCGAAACTCGCCGGCAACAGCCTCGGGAACCTTCTTGCCCATCGTTCTTCCGTGGCCATAGACCCTGACCGTACGGAAGCGTCGTGGAGCGATCTGCCAGTCGTGAATCTCCTCCCATGCCGTGGTGGGTGTTCGGATGATGACCAGATCGGGCATCTGCCCGTCATAGTGAACTTCGTACGCCACACCGCGAGCAATGTAAATCCGATCACAGCTATCGCGTTGGTACTGATACTCAGGCATTCGATCTTCCTTTCTGAAGACTTAAACAAATTATACAATATATACGTAATAAATGCAATCCGACAGCCCGCCCAAACAAAAACATCCGCCCAGTAATAGGCGGATGTTTTTTAGTGTGCTTTTTCTATACATAAAGTACGATGCTTCATCATGACAAAGCATTTGCGTCAGCCCAGCCTGTATAGTGTCTGGGAACAATTGTGTTTCTGTTTTAAGTTACCGTTACTTTCATCTGTTACGATTCGTGTGCCTTGGCTGTATGTGCCGTATGCAGGTCGGACGAACGCTTATTCCCGCATAGAAGCAGTAGATAAGTAAAAGGTTGGTTTCTGGTTGTAATGTGTCGGATTTGTCCAACAGATTATATAAGAAATACGCTTGTTACTTTTAATACTATCACAGATTATCTATTTTGTCAATAGTAAGCTATACTAAACAGATGAGTTCACGATATACCTTATTTAAAATAAACAACCTACGCGAGCGTTTTCATCTGGACAGAATGCCAGAAATAAACCGGAGCTACAACATCAGCCCAACGCAAGTTGCGCCCGTTATTGTTAGTCGCGACGGCAAAACAACGCTTGAATTAATGAAATGGGGCTTTATTCCAAAAGACGCCAAAGACACAAACTCGGTCTTTCGCTACAAAACGTTTAATGCCAAGTCGGAAGGTATTTTCAGTAAGGCCAGCTATAGCGAGGCGATTCGTCATAGCCGCTGCCTCGTGCCAGCTAATGGTTTTTACGAGTGGCAGCAATCCCAAGATGGCAAAAAACCATATTATGTCCACCCGAATGATCAAGAATTATTTGCTTTTGCAGGCATTTACAGTTCATGGACAGACCCAACAGGGAAGGAATGGGGAACGTACTCGATTATTACAATCGAAGCGAATAATGAGATGAGCGCTATTCACGATCGTATGCCGATTATTCTGCAGCCTGAGGATGAGGCACGATGGCTAGAACCTTCGGACGACCTAAATATGCTTTATGACCTAATGCGCCCGTACCTAGATGGCAAACTTACTATTCAATCCGTTGGTGAAGATATCAATGGCACTAAAATAGACAACCCTCGCTTGATTACTCCAACTCTAAATTAAACTTTACAAATAAGTTATATTAACTTATAGTGAAAGTATTATTAAAGCTACGCGAAAGGAACGCTATGGGACAAATCACAGTTACATTACCCGACGAACTTGAATCAGAGGTTAGAAAGCACATACATCAAGGAAGCTACACGACAATCAGCTCATTAATCGTGGAGTCTCTACGCGAAAAGATACGTGGTGAAAAAGATTTGTCCTATTGGCAACGTGCTCAACTAATTCTTTCTCTAGAGAATAATCGCCTATTACGATCGTTGCAAGGCCACAAAGCCGTTATAGACGATGAGTTATGGGATAAATTACCAGACTACGAAGCCTTGATGGAGGGTTATAAATTTGAATATAGTACGTTGTTCAACGTAAGCCATAGTGAGCTATCTGATGCCGATGCACGATTCGTGCTTGAAGTAATGGAGGCTTACGCTACCATGCAATTTGTTGCTGACCGA
It encodes the following:
- a CDS encoding ABC transporter ATP-binding protein yields the protein MLTVKNLTKTFNATHGPVDALKDISFQVQTGEFASIIGKSGSGKSTLLSLLGALDTPSEGEILVDDVDIAKLSSGKQTDYRAHKIGFVFQQYNLIPNLSALENVTLALEFGGVKPASKRRERAAQLLNDVGISDEEQLRKPARLSGGQQQRVAIARALANRPAVILADEPTGNLDSETGKKIFDLLHSLSRSENTTILAVTHDMDIAGKTDRTFALKDGKMSANKK
- a CDS encoding YfbU family protein; its protein translation is MKVLLKLRERNAMGQITVTLPDELESEVRKHIHQGSYTTISSLIVESLREKIRGEKDLSYWQRAQLILSLENNRLLRSLQGHKAVIDDELWDKLPDYEALMEGYKFEYSTLFNVSHSELSDADARFVLEVMEAYATMQFVADRLRDNELREQTVFPGFDPENQPWLIEYARYLRKRGMHRDLRIHNKDMALDEHQPDYEQIAKRFREVEERRLSYRNVPDYTSADITYMLFGRN
- a CDS encoding SOS response-associated peptidase; translation: MSSRYTLFKINNLRERFHLDRMPEINRSYNISPTQVAPVIVSRDGKTTLELMKWGFIPKDAKDTNSVFRYKTFNAKSEGIFSKASYSEAIRHSRCLVPANGFYEWQQSQDGKKPYYVHPNDQELFAFAGIYSSWTDPTGKEWGTYSIITIEANNEMSAIHDRMPIILQPEDEARWLEPSDDLNMLYDLMRPYLDGKLTIQSVGEDINGTKIDNPRLITPTLN
- a CDS encoding ATP-binding protein encodes the protein MFQSATVKLTAWYLAILVAISLLFSIVIYSTASSEIVTRLGYFKQDPRIMLNIPANRFDSLRDIQVNEARNNLIISLIITNLCIWIAGGVGSYYLARRTLTPIEEAHEAQSRFTSDASHELRTPLASMKTEIEVALRDPALTKGEMREQLASNLEEVNKLTKLSQTLLQLSQLDHKNIPKEKVKLSPTVKSVIEKFDKTGERIGFADAKAHNVLANQSSIEELLTILLDNALKYSPSDSQVKVSLMKQKQMSGFEISNEGQGISAEVLPHIFDRFYRADSSRTNGDKKGYGLGLALAKKIVELHSGELTVSSAEGKVTTFRVLLPNLRQPQAENQ
- a CDS encoding GreA/GreB family elongation factor — protein: MNTTKTIYLSKKGMKELKKDISRLERDRQNAMNELRDLDKTDGHDQRLARIEKLAHIDTIESELADKQMVMDRAKLFPRKRDALKVAIGSVVDLIDTSGRLVRYTIVDTVEANPSDGRISIKSPLGQHLLGKQIQDMIEWTNGLRTTRFQLVGIG
- a CDS encoding FtsX-like permease family protein, with product MLAISIGLILAMLVARSSVNAKINEVKATTATQITINPAGVQGGLGGGDPLTAEQVKKITDTAHVSKVSSTLTDQMGTTDTNLTPSFELGALGKRQMRFESSGSAPSTDAEPPKDTTNGPMRTLTPRTNATGTTDPEAIVDASKLTSGTMIDGASSNMEALVGKALAEKNSLSVGSTFTAYGQTLTVKGIFDNGNVFQSNGIIIPLTTLQTLTAQPGAVNSVTATADSSDNVANVVAALKTALGDKADITSQQEQAAESVKPLESIAGLALSGVIGAAIASAVIILLSMIMVVRERRREIGVIKAIGGTNSKVIMQFTVEALTLTVIGGLIGLVLGVLVSGPMTQSLVASSNDNGQQDKQTGGGPVRMMGGGGPIPGIGNQLNNNIQNVTSTLTPQTIAGSIGIILLIAIIGSAIPAWAIARVRPAEVLRTE
- a CDS encoding cation-transporting P-type ATPase, with the protein product MLYYTKTVRQTLQDLDVSESGLSNTEAEERLRIHGPNTIRVKGEPLWRKLIEPFANVFMLVLFIAAGISLFHNDTIDATIIIVIMAASAGIYYVQRFSTERILRSLQKHTVQTVQVLRDNKTIELDANLLVPGDIISLGEGEKIPADARIFTASSLRVDESQLTGESQPIDKQIDELSDGKEVYEQSNMLFQGSFIVAGEAKAIIVTTGNETEFGQLAALTSDAGGASPVQKKIDKLLSQVIAVVAAMAIIAFGLSMLRGMELSESLRFIIALSVSAVPESLPVAISVVLVLGMRRMASKKALVRTMRAIETIGAITTIATDKTGTLTKNKLSVVSTWQPSHSNHILNELIAKAVNQNGSKMHDPLDTALDEYVLAKHVAKSHHTPVITFPFDQSVAMSGNLWHHGSSYELIVKGAPEHVLARSDLTENEREEAEKMLHQLTSDGNRVIAIAHNSMSRKIESFNELSRSNKLIFDGFVAVADILRPEAKKAIQTAVKAGVTVRMITGDHFETAYHIGRSLGMVETRDQVFDSRRMSVMSDEELEEVIGEIRVFSRVIPEHKYRILALLKKTDITAMTGDGVNDVPALVNAHVGVAMGSGAHIAKDAGDIILMDDNFKSIVYAMREGRTIFANIRRMLFYLLSTNAGEVLTMIGALIINIPIPLVPVQILWINLVTDTAMVIPLGLEPGEKSNMTKKPNKPGAPILGKFIISRMVLVALTMATMTLTIYIIFSNAYGHEYGRTIAFSALVVMQWASAFNARSDNESLFVRLRVFNGKFYAGLTIAVILQMLALFGPLGPLLHITPVSIGDLAITGFIAFTVPILLVEIHKFIGRRFYHRK